The nucleotide window GCGTCCAGGGTGAACTGCCACTGGCAGTGCTCGGGGCGGCTGGCGGGCACGTCGTCGCCCAGGTAGGAGGCGACACACCATTCGCGTCGTTGTTCGTCGGTGGCGAAGACGACGAACCGGTGCAGGAACGGCTCGTTTCCATAGATCGACAGCTGGGCCTGTCGAAGTGTGCCGACATCCGGTGCCGGGCCGCGCTCATCGTCTGCTGCCGCGTCGCTCGTCTCGCTGGAGGGCTGGCTGGCTGCGGCGAGACGTGAGCTGGCTCCGGTAAGACCCACGTCGTAGTGATCGGGGATGGCGACGGCAAAGGCGGTCCATGCCCCGCTGCCGTCTGGGCCGGGGCAGGGACGAAGGAACTCGCCGTTGGGGTCGAGGAGTACGACGGCGACACCGTTGTCGATCTCGACGCCCGTGACGTCGGTAGTGGCGCGGCAGGTGGACTCGGCGTGCCGTGCGATCACGAAGATGCCCACCGTCCCGGCGGGCAGGGTCGGCGCCTCGCCGTCGATGTCCGCCATCCGCCACAGCCCACGCAACCCCTCCGCGTCGGACACCACCGCGTCCTTCAACGAAGGATCGTCGGTGGGCGCGGCAGCGAGTCGCACCACCTCGGCGTCGTCGACCGCTACCACGTCGGCGGGCTCGTCCGGTGTCGGGCGATCCGCAGGCGCGATGGAGATGCCTCGCGTCGGGCCGCCGGAGAATGGCTGCACCAGCACGACAGCGGCGACGACGGCGGCCACCCCAGCGGTGGCGCTCAGACGCTTTATCGAACGACGGCGCCTCCCGCGGCGCCACACGGAACTTGTGTCCACCGGGTCCGGGGACGGCCCGGCCCCGCGCTCCAACAGATCGGTCAGGTCAGTGCGCGACATCGTCCACCTCCATCGTGTCGTCGAACGGAAAGTCGATGTCGAGCAGCCCGCGCAGCCGTGCGATCGCTCGCTGCGTGAGCGCCTTCACGGCAGCCTCGCTCGAGTCCATCCACCTGGCTGTCTCAGCCACGCTCAGGCCGAGGTAGAAACGCAACACCAGCGCCTGCCGTTGACGCGCAGGCAGAGCAGCCAGGCTTTGCCGGATCGCGACCGCGTCCGCACTGTCAGGATCCGTGACCACGTCGTCGTGACGTCCCTCGAGCCGGCGGCGGGCCCGACGCTCCGCGCCAAGACGGCGGAACCGAGAGTTCGTCGCGTTGATGGCTACCCGGTGCACCCATGCGCCGGGTGCGTCCATCGTCCGGACCTTCTCCCAGCGTTCACATGCCGCAGCCAGCGACTCCTGGGCGATCTCCTCACCAAGGGCACGGTCGCCGCAGTACAGCGTGACGGCGCCAACCAGCCGGGCGTGTTCCCGCTGGCAGAACGCCACCAGATCGTCAGGTGGTGCCACCGATCCTCCTGCCCTTGTCCGGCCAACACTACGCAGACGCACGAGCACCCCGT belongs to Egicoccus sp. AB-alg6-2 and includes:
- a CDS encoding sigma factor-like helix-turn-helix DNA-binding protein, whose product is MAPPDDLVAFCQREHARLVGAVTLYCGDRALGEEIAQESLAAACERWEKVRTMDAPGAWVHRVAINATNSRFRRLGAERRARRRLEGRHDDVVTDPDSADAVAIRQSLAALPARQRQALVLRFYLGLSVAETARWMDSSEAAVKALTQRAIARLRGLLDIDFPFDDTMEVDDVAH